One window of the Primulina eburnea isolate SZY01 chromosome 18, ASM2296580v1, whole genome shotgun sequence genome contains the following:
- the LOC140819040 gene encoding uncharacterized protein isoform X2 yields the protein MDESNITIVYDLLKSNGEVGGTEHCSSEKKKTNKRTEIENTHFSDALRLSPCLSEKKNREKTTHFSEICTDEIYTDHPDPRKNGEHTTEEKSQIVVVSPYFSRKCPKKEDSGVRVQTKPEKTSNNTHFSDSYTDDAGSCLFEKKKRKMREPLMKEKSDVVVSHDFSSKCLKEEDPGSGFPVCVKSKREKKRMDEDNTHFSEICTDGPDPSLLENKKKKRMRKNRENPMTKESEIVVSPYFCTQESGNGFPVCIKTKVKMKRKVEDTSAKEYTSVGHRNRVELEPGFLDSFSVEHRASAVDKAMHEAWLDDYFSQLAYTGGTKSCALQCNTSGKNVNKGNWGAESKVKLSNGGKGIWDKGRVVSPYFVKEAKADLIKQGQKKEYVSLRKVSPYFSSSVQEGVHLGKVKTKGQKPKRKKSSPSLTKAEKRDEAYRRITQDITWKPPPLKEKLIQHDHASDPWRVLVICMLLNKSGGLQEHSWCNIERYGDYICVLTYC from the exons ATGGATGAATCCAACATCACTATTGTTTATGATTTGCTGAAGAGCAATGGTGAAGTTGGTGGTACCGAACATTGTTCGTCTGAGAAGAAGAAGACAAATAAGAGAACAGAAATAGAAAATACCCATTTTTCTGATGCTCTCAGACTCAGTCCTTGTTTATCCGAGAAGAAAAATAGAGAAAAAACCACCCATTTCTCTGAAATCTGTACTGATGAAATCTATACTGATCACCCTGACCCAAGGAAAAATGGAGAGCATACAACGGAGGAGAAATCACAGATTGTTGTTGTTTCCCCTTATTTTTCCCGGAAATGCCCGAAGAAGGAAGATTCTGGAGTTCGTGTTCAAACTAAGCCAGAAAAGACGAGTAACAATACCCATTTTTCTGATTCTTATACCGATGATGCTGGATCTTGTTTATTCGAGAAGAAGAAGAGGAAAATGAGAGAGCCCCTGATGAAGGAGAAATCAGATGTTGTCGTTTCCCATGATTTTTCCTCGAAATGTCTGAAGGAAGAAGATCCGGGAAGTGGGTTTCCAGTTTGTGTTAAATCTAAGCGAGAAAAGAAGAGAATGGATGAAGATAATACTCATTTTTCTGAAATTTGTACTGATGGCCCTGACCCCAGCTTACTTGAGAATAAGAAGAAGAAAAGGATGAGGAAAAATCGAGAAAATCCAATGACGAAAGAATCAGAAATTGTTGTTTCGCCTTATTTTTGCACACAAGAATCGGGAAATGGGTTTCCAGTTTGTATTAAGACTAAGGTAAAGATGAAGAGAAAAGTTGAAGATACTAGTGCTAAAGAATATACTAGCGTTGGACATAGGAATAGAGTGGAGCTGGAGCCTGGGTTTCTGGATTCGTTCAGTGTCGAACACCGTGCAAGTGCTGTGGACAAGGCAATGCATGAGGCTTGGTTGGATGATTACTTTTCACAGTTGGCTTATACTGGTGGGACCAAATCTTGTGCTTTGCAGTGTAATACGAGCGGAAAGAATGTTAACAAGGGTAATTGGGGTGCTGAGAGTAAAGTGAAGTTAAGTAATGGCGGAAAGGGTATTTGGGACAAGGGTCGAGTAGTTTCTCCTTATTTTGTGAAGGAAGCTAAGGCTGATTTGATTAAACAGGGACAAAAGAAGGAATATGTCTCTCTAAGAAAAGTTTCTCCCTATTTCTCCAGCTCCGTGCAAGAGGGTGTGCATTTGGGCAAGGTGAAAACCAAAGGTCAAAAGccaaaaagaaagaaatcaaGCCCTTCTCTTACTAAAGCGGAGAAGAGAGATGAGGCATATAGAAGAATAACTCAAGATATCACTTGGAAGCCTCCACCGCTGAAAGAAAAACTTATCCAACATGATCATGCCTCTGATCCTTGGAGGGTTTTGGTCATATGCATGCTTTTGAACAAGAGTGGTGGCCTGCAG GAGCATTCATGGTGCAATATAGAACGATATGGTGATTATATTTGTGTTCTAACTTACTGTTAG
- the LOC140819128 gene encoding uncharacterized protein, whose product MRAKVVGREVVAMVDSGASHNFVSKKLIAELGLVCDESVFFGVCLEDGCRVSCQVVCRELEVDMGQCRIQIEGYLFEFGGIDLILGVDWLRTLGDVLLNWNKMEMRFSWGDQTVVLKGDPSLSRSIVLFKGISKVSEVEFCGAILIKWSGEKKGGTDKDGAEEVMSNIIAKYEGVFQEPSELPP is encoded by the coding sequence atgaGGGCGAAAGTGGTGGGGCGAGAGGTGGTAGCTATGGTAGACAGTGGCGCAAGCCACAACTTCGTCTCAAAAAAATTGATTGCGGAGTTGGGGCTCGTATGTGACGAGAGCGTGTTTTTTGGGGTGTGTCTGGAGGATGGCTGTCGGGTGTCATGTCAAGTGGTGTGCAGAGAGTTGGAGGTCGACATGGGACAGTGTCGAATTCAGATTGAAGGGTATTTGTTCGAATTCGGGGGGATTGATCTTATTTTGGGGGTTGATTGGCTTCGCACATTAGGTGATGTCCTGCTGAATTGGAATAAGATGGAGATGCGGTTTAGCTGGGGTGATCAAACGGTGGTCTTAAAGGGGGATCCATCCCTCAGCAGGTCAATAGTCTTATTCAAAGGGATCTCCAAGGTGAGTGAGGTGGAGTTCTGCGGAGCAATATTGATCAAGTGGAGTGGAGAAAAAAAGGGTGGGACAGACAAGGACGGAGCTGAGGAAGTAATGAGCAACATCATTGCCAAATACGAGGGGGTATTCCAAGAACCTAGTGAATTACCCCCTTGA
- the LOC140819040 gene encoding uncharacterized protein isoform X1 — protein sequence MDESNITIVYDLLKSNGEVGGTEHCSSEKKKTNKRTEIENTHFSDALRLSPCLSEKKNREKTTHFSEICTDEIYTDHPDPRKNGEHTTEEKSQIVVVSPYFSRKCPKKEDSGVRVQTKPEKTSNNTHFSDSYTDDAGSCLFEKKKRKMREPLMKEKSDVVVSHDFSSKCLKEEDPGSGFPVCVKSKREKKRMDEDNTHFSEICTDGPDPSLLENKKKKRMRKNRENPMTKESEIVVSPYFCTQESGNGFPVCIKTKVKMKRKVEDTSAKEYTSVGHRNRVELEPGFLDSFSVEHRASAVDKAMHEAWLDDYFSQLAYTGGTKSCALQCNTSGKNVNKGNWGAESKVKLSNGGKGIWDKGRVVSPYFVKEAKADLIKQGQKKEYVSLRKVSPYFSSSVQEGVHLGKVKTKGQKPKRKKSSPSLTKAEKRDEAYRRITQDITWKPPPLKEKLIQHDHASDPWRVLVICMLLNKSGGLQLKKILSDFFNLCPNAKRATEIPAGDIENVIRTLGLQRKRSVAIQRLSREYLEESWTHVTDLTGVGKYAADAYAIFCTGKWERVRPCDKELVKYWRYLCDHFSSKGTLSDP from the exons ATGGATGAATCCAACATCACTATTGTTTATGATTTGCTGAAGAGCAATGGTGAAGTTGGTGGTACCGAACATTGTTCGTCTGAGAAGAAGAAGACAAATAAGAGAACAGAAATAGAAAATACCCATTTTTCTGATGCTCTCAGACTCAGTCCTTGTTTATCCGAGAAGAAAAATAGAGAAAAAACCACCCATTTCTCTGAAATCTGTACTGATGAAATCTATACTGATCACCCTGACCCAAGGAAAAATGGAGAGCATACAACGGAGGAGAAATCACAGATTGTTGTTGTTTCCCCTTATTTTTCCCGGAAATGCCCGAAGAAGGAAGATTCTGGAGTTCGTGTTCAAACTAAGCCAGAAAAGACGAGTAACAATACCCATTTTTCTGATTCTTATACCGATGATGCTGGATCTTGTTTATTCGAGAAGAAGAAGAGGAAAATGAGAGAGCCCCTGATGAAGGAGAAATCAGATGTTGTCGTTTCCCATGATTTTTCCTCGAAATGTCTGAAGGAAGAAGATCCGGGAAGTGGGTTTCCAGTTTGTGTTAAATCTAAGCGAGAAAAGAAGAGAATGGATGAAGATAATACTCATTTTTCTGAAATTTGTACTGATGGCCCTGACCCCAGCTTACTTGAGAATAAGAAGAAGAAAAGGATGAGGAAAAATCGAGAAAATCCAATGACGAAAGAATCAGAAATTGTTGTTTCGCCTTATTTTTGCACACAAGAATCGGGAAATGGGTTTCCAGTTTGTATTAAGACTAAGGTAAAGATGAAGAGAAAAGTTGAAGATACTAGTGCTAAAGAATATACTAGCGTTGGACATAGGAATAGAGTGGAGCTGGAGCCTGGGTTTCTGGATTCGTTCAGTGTCGAACACCGTGCAAGTGCTGTGGACAAGGCAATGCATGAGGCTTGGTTGGATGATTACTTTTCACAGTTGGCTTATACTGGTGGGACCAAATCTTGTGCTTTGCAGTGTAATACGAGCGGAAAGAATGTTAACAAGGGTAATTGGGGTGCTGAGAGTAAAGTGAAGTTAAGTAATGGCGGAAAGGGTATTTGGGACAAGGGTCGAGTAGTTTCTCCTTATTTTGTGAAGGAAGCTAAGGCTGATTTGATTAAACAGGGACAAAAGAAGGAATATGTCTCTCTAAGAAAAGTTTCTCCCTATTTCTCCAGCTCCGTGCAAGAGGGTGTGCATTTGGGCAAGGTGAAAACCAAAGGTCAAAAGccaaaaagaaagaaatcaaGCCCTTCTCTTACTAAAGCGGAGAAGAGAGATGAGGCATATAGAAGAATAACTCAAGATATCACTTGGAAGCCTCCACCGCTGAAAGAAAAACTTATCCAACATGATCATGCCTCTGATCCTTGGAGGGTTTTGGTCATATGCATGCTTTTGAACAAGAGTGGTGGCCTGCAG CTTAAGAAAATTCTATCGGATTTTTTCAATCTCTGTCCAAATGCCAAGAGAGCTACAGAGATTCCAGCAGGGGACATCGAAAATGTTATAAGAACTTTAGGCTTACAAAGGAAGAGGTCTGTGGCAATTCAGCGATTGTCAAGGGAATATCTGGAAGAGAGCTGGACTCATGTAACTGATCTCACGGGCGTGGGCAA ATACGCAGCTGATGCATATGCAATATTCTGTACGGGGAAGTGGGAACGTGTGAGACCATGTGATAAAGAGCTGGTTAAATACTGGAGATACCTCTGTGATCACTTTTCTTCAAAGGGAACTTTAAGTGATCCATAA
- the LOC140819129 gene encoding uncharacterized protein, with the protein MVNGPNFNDPMFIHLSDTPALQAKNKIGFINGTYKKPKAGSATILQWEICNALVLSWILNTVSREIFVGIVYATEGNLKEQFDKLKQLWDEFASLVILPSCECAAAKRYVDHDQQHRLLQFLKGLNESYASIRSQIMMMSPLPIVGQPFSIFSQEESHHSLSAIEHPPTVFYSNQIRPDDQRKDIMKCEYCNWNGHSKENCYKIVGYLSWHRLFRGQNKGGGNKRFGRDYCRGHKNVVDVHLVENVEAQPLHTSGHIPNTVPNTAPVFTSAQYTEILKLLGNSNLQTSAEPVVNMAGNLHTFHVSKPPSNWIVDTGANKHMVGDLSLRKILCPC; encoded by the exons ATGGTGAATGGACCTAATTTCAATGATCCTATGTTCATTCATCTCTCAGATACTCCAG CGTTGCAAGCTAAGAATAAGATCGGATTTATCAATGGCACTTATAAGAAACCTAAAGCTGGTAGTGCAACAATATTGCAATGGGAGATATGTAATGCTCTTGTCTTGTCGTGGATATTGAATACTGTTTCTAGAGAAATTTTTGTTGGAATTGTGTATGCGACTGAAGGCAATCTGAAGGAACAATTTGATAAG CTTAAACAACTTTGGGATGAGTTTGCTTCCTTAGTTATTTTGCCATCATGTGAGTGTGCTGCAGCTAAAAGATACGTCGACCATGATCAACAACATCGATTGCTCCAATTTTTGAAGGGGTTGAACGAAAGTTATGCTTCTATACGGAGTCAGATTATGATGATGTCGCCTCTACCTATAGTAGGGCAACCTTTCTCAATTTTTTCTCAAGAGGAATCTCATCATTCATTATCTGCTATTGAGCATCCACCAACTGTGTTTTATTCAAATCAGATTAGGCCGGATGACCAACGAAAGGATATCATGAAATGTGAGTATTGTAATTGGAATGGACACTCAAAAGAGAATTGCTATAAGATTGTTGGTTATCTGTCTTGGCATCGTCTCTTCCGAGGACAGAATAAAGGTGGTGGTAATAAACGCTTTGGGCGAGATTATTGTAGAGGACATAAGAATGTTGTTGATGTGCATTTGGTTGAGAATGTTGAAGCTCAACCTTTGCACACTTCTGGTCATATTCCTAACACGGTTCCTAATACCGCTCCTGTGTTTACTTCGGCACAGTATACAGAAATCCTGAAGCTTTTGGGCAATAGCAACCTTCAAACAAGTGCTGAACCCGTGGTGAATATGGCAGGTAATTTGCATACATTTCATGTTTCCAAGCCACCTTCTAATTGGATTGTTGATACTGGTGCTAATAAACACATGGTTGGGGATTTGAGTTTGCGTAAAATCCTATGCCCATGTTAG